One genomic region from Ammospiza caudacuta isolate bAmmCau1 chromosome 1, bAmmCau1.pri, whole genome shotgun sequence encodes:
- the CRYGN gene encoding gamma-crystallin N, whose protein sequence is MSQYSGKITFYEGRCFTGRKLDVCGSCNSFQDQGFLNRVNSICVQSGAWVCFDHPDFRGQQYILEHGEYPDFYRWNGRSDHLGSCRPIGMHGEHYRIEIFEGSHFRGPSLELTEDCSFLQGQGWDKTCINALKVYGDGAWVLYEEPNYRGRMYVVERGEFGSFSEWQARSASVQSIRRVVNYF, encoded by the exons ATGTCCCAATACTCAGGAAAA aTCACTTTCTACGAAGGCAGATGCTTCACAGGCAGGAAGCTGGACGTCTGTGGCAGCTGCAACAGCTTCCAGGACCAAGGTTTCCTCAACAGGGTCAATTCCATCTGTGTCCAGAGCGGGGCTTGGGTCTGCTTTGACCACCCTGACTTCCGAGGGCAGCAGTACATCCTGGAGCACGGAGAATATCCCGACTTCTACCGCTGGAACGGGCGCAGCGACCACCTGGGCTCCTGCCGCCCCATCGGCATG CACGGCGAGCACTACAGGATCGAAATATTCGAGGGGAGCCATTTTAGGggtcccagcctggagctgacAGAGGattgctccttcctgcagggacagggctgggacaagaCCTGCATCAATGCCCTCAAAGTGTACGGCGACGGCGC GTGGGTGCTGTACGAGGAGCCCAACTACCGGGGCCGCATGTACGTGGTGGAGCGCGGCGAGTTCGGCAGCTTCAGCGAGTGGCAGGCGCGCAGCGCCAGCGTCCAGTCCATCCGCAGAGTCGTCAACTACTTCTAG